The following coding sequences lie in one Miscanthus floridulus cultivar M001 chromosome 9, ASM1932011v1, whole genome shotgun sequence genomic window:
- the LOC136479952 gene encoding uncharacterized protein gives MVPNYIYLKLKKPGLNDIITMGSTFSHAFTCDHEHYELATAIINSFELLWLRELSTLAVLDCNKPTSSTAFCPLEKTKAEGIDPIIPTKMVRIRTQLSAK, from the coding sequence atggtccccaactacatctacctaaagctgaagaagCCTGGACTGAACGacatcatcactatgggtagcaccttctcgcacgccttcacgtgcgaccatgagcattacgagctcgccacagCCATCATCAACTCTTTTGAGCTCCTATGGCTTAGGGAGTTGTCGACCCTAGCAGTCctggactgcaacaagccaacctcttcGACTGCCTTCTGCCCACTCGAGAAGACTAAGGCGGAGGGGATCGACCCCATTAttccaaccaagatggtgcggatcaggacccagctctcggccaaatag